A section of the Rhizobium sp. Pop5 genome encodes:
- a CDS encoding anthranilate synthase: protein MVTILRDDGAEIYETKGGITVTRQRRAIPYADAVSSYIDKLDERRGAVFSSNYEYPGRYTRWDTAVVDPPLGISSFGRDVWIEAYNERGEVILGFVAERLKMVPELVLGASSARRLDLSVKTPDRVFTEEERSKMPTVFTVLRAVTDLFYSQADASLGLYGAFGYDIAFQFDAIDLKLTRPSDQRDMVLYLPDEILVVDNYAAKAWIDRYDFEKGGVTTEGKAGDIAPEPFKHTDAIPPKSDHRPGEYAELVVKAKESFRKGDLFEVVPGQKFMERCESKPSDISKRLKAINPSPYSFFINLGNQEYLVGASPEMFVRVSGRRIETCPISGTIKRGDDPIADSEQILKLLNSKKDESELTMCSDVDRNDKSRVCEPGSVKVIGRRQIEMYSRLIHTVDHIEGRLRDDMDAFDGFLSHAWAVTVTGAPKLWAMRFIESREKSPRAWYGGAIGMVGFNGDMNTGLTLRTVRIKDGIAEVRAGATLLNDSIPEEEEAETELKASAMLSAIRDAKTGNSGKIQRDVASVGKGVSILLVDHEDSFVHTLANYFRQTGATVSTVRTPVPEEVFDRLNPDLVVLSPGPGNPKDFDCKATIKKARARNLPIFGVCLGLQALAEAYGGELRHLALPMHGKPSRIRVLEPGIVFSGLSKEVTVGRYHSIFADPSTLPREFIITAESEDGTIMGIEHAKEPIAAVQFHPESIMTLGGDAGMRMIENVVAHLARKVKTKAA from the coding sequence ATGGTAACGATCCTGCGGGATGATGGTGCGGAAATCTACGAGACCAAGGGCGGCATCACTGTCACCCGGCAGCGGCGGGCGATACCCTATGCCGATGCGGTCTCTTCTTATATCGACAAGCTCGACGAGCGCCGCGGCGCGGTGTTTTCGTCGAACTACGAATATCCGGGCCGTTATACACGTTGGGATACTGCCGTCGTCGATCCGCCGCTCGGCATCTCCTCCTTCGGGCGCGACGTCTGGATCGAGGCCTATAACGAGCGCGGCGAGGTCATTCTCGGCTTTGTGGCCGAGCGGCTGAAGATGGTGCCCGAACTCGTGCTCGGCGCTTCCTCCGCCCGTCGCCTCGACCTTTCCGTCAAGACGCCGGACCGGGTGTTCACCGAGGAAGAGCGCTCGAAGATGCCGACGGTTTTCACGGTGTTGCGTGCCGTCACCGACCTCTTCTATTCGCAGGCGGATGCGAGCCTCGGGCTCTACGGCGCCTTCGGCTACGACATCGCCTTCCAGTTCGATGCGATCGATCTGAAGCTGACGCGGCCGTCCGACCAGCGCGACATGGTGCTCTACCTGCCGGACGAGATCCTCGTCGTCGACAATTACGCCGCCAAGGCCTGGATCGACCGTTATGATTTCGAGAAAGGCGGCGTAACGACCGAAGGCAAGGCCGGCGATATCGCGCCGGAGCCTTTCAAGCATACGGATGCCATTCCGCCGAAGAGCGACCACCGGCCGGGCGAATATGCCGAGCTCGTCGTCAAGGCGAAGGAAAGCTTCCGCAAGGGCGATCTCTTCGAAGTCGTGCCCGGGCAGAAGTTCATGGAGCGATGCGAAAGCAAGCCGTCCGATATTTCCAAGCGGCTGAAGGCGATCAATCCGTCGCCCTATTCCTTCTTCATCAATCTTGGCAATCAGGAATATCTGGTCGGCGCTTCACCCGAAATGTTCGTGCGCGTATCCGGCCGCCGCATCGAGACCTGCCCGATCTCGGGCACGATCAAGCGCGGCGATGATCCGATCGCCGACAGCGAGCAGATCCTGAAGCTCTTGAATTCCAAGAAGGACGAATCCGAGCTTACCATGTGCTCGGACGTCGACCGCAACGACAAGAGCCGCGTCTGCGAACCGGGTTCTGTCAAGGTGATCGGCCGCCGGCAGATCGAGATGTATTCGCGCCTCATCCACACGGTCGACCATATCGAGGGGCGGCTGCGCGACGATATGGACGCTTTCGACGGATTCCTCAGCCACGCCTGGGCCGTCACTGTCACAGGGGCGCCGAAGCTCTGGGCGATGCGCTTCATCGAGAGCCGTGAAAAGAGCCCGCGTGCATGGTATGGTGGGGCGATCGGCATGGTCGGCTTCAACGGCGACATGAACACGGGCCTGACGTTGCGCACCGTGCGCATCAAGGACGGCATCGCCGAGGTGCGCGCCGGCGCGACGCTGCTCAACGATTCCATTCCAGAGGAAGAAGAAGCCGAAACCGAATTGAAGGCCTCCGCCATGCTTTCCGCCATCCGAGACGCCAAGACCGGCAATTCCGGCAAGATTCAGCGCGACGTCGCAAGCGTCGGCAAGGGCGTCAGCATCCTGCTCGTCGACCATGAGGACAGCTTCGTCCACACGCTCGCAAATTATTTCCGCCAGACGGGTGCGACGGTTTCGACCGTACGCACGCCGGTGCCGGAGGAAGTTTTCGATCGGCTGAATCCGGATCTCGTCGTCTTGTCTCCCGGTCCCGGCAATCCCAAGGATTTCGACTGCAAGGCGACGATCAAGAAGGCGCGGGCGCGCAACCTGCCGATCTTCGGCGTCTGCCTCGGCTTGCAGGCGCTTGCCGAGGCCTATGGCGGAGAACTGCGCCATCTCGCGCTGCCGATGCACGGCAAGCCGTCGCGCATTCGCGTGCTAGAGCCGGGCATTGTCTTCTCCGGCCTTTCCAAGGAGGTGACGGTCGGCCGTTACCATTCGATCTTCGCCGATCCCTCGACCCTGCCGCGTGAATTCATCATCACGGCGGAAAGCGAGGACGGCACGATCATGGGTATCGAACACGCCAAGGAGCCGATCGCCGCAGTACAGTTCCATCCGGAATCGATCATGACGCTCGGCGGTGACGCCGGTATGCGGATGATCGAGAATGTCGTGGCGCATCTGGCACGCAAGGTGAAGACCAAGGCAGCTTGA
- a CDS encoding TonB-dependent hemoglobin/transferrin/lactoferrin family receptor, with product MIVRHWRSVLMVCTAAAVVLPVSQSFAQSASATAPQATADDSTVLQKIVVKGKRVAPGSVADTPLATEITKKQLEEKQVTSYDDIGRSVDASVNYSRADSGFNLRGLSGSRILTTIDGIPIPYISNSARQGAFAPANANGGGDTFDFDSLSSLDIVRGADSSKGGSGMLGGAIVLNTLEPEDLIPEGRNWGAIVKSTYDSEDRSISGSAAAAKKIGNTSILFQGGYRKAHERDNMGDNDGYGRPRTEADPADFDQHNLLFKLRQDLEGGHRIGLTAERFRRDLNTDLRELQGGTTPRNFMTNNYDGREQRDRDRVSLDYDYEAQSSDAFFSSARATLYWLDLKKEAGSKGRTTANVAYGRNNKIENETWGFSGTATKDFEYSGLSHSVRVGLDVGVSSWSQFSSALCPTPTTCPALNNQAEVPDVDSQNLALTFEDKIEIGNTGFALTPGFRFDWFNYDPSTGSGFANNTGLTRFGDLRDRTEAGLSPKILATYDLTPDVQLYAQLAVGFRAPTVDELYSRFYNPTGRYAQLGNPDLEPEIGRGVEIGANFDTGDFTGRVAAFHTRYQNFIETVTSVDATGFTTFNYTNVSSAVISGVEASAAKAFNNGINLHASLAYAYGRNEDTGKYLRSVAPFKAIVGGGWSNDSYGFDLSSTLSAGMPDDDAANTFDAPGYGIVDLTAWWTPEQLKGLRIQGGVYNIFDQEYFNALAVRDVNLTSLTASQPREWYSEPGRTFKISITKTF from the coding sequence ATGATCGTCCGGCATTGGCGCTCGGTATTAATGGTCTGCACGGCAGCCGCAGTTGTTCTTCCTGTATCGCAGTCTTTCGCGCAAAGCGCTTCGGCGACCGCGCCGCAAGCGACGGCGGATGATAGCACCGTCCTGCAGAAGATCGTCGTCAAGGGCAAACGCGTGGCGCCGGGCAGCGTCGCCGATACGCCGCTGGCGACCGAAATCACCAAGAAGCAGCTGGAAGAAAAGCAGGTCACGAGCTACGACGATATCGGGCGCAGTGTCGATGCGAGCGTAAACTATTCGCGCGCCGACTCGGGCTTCAACCTGCGCGGTCTTTCCGGTTCCCGGATCCTGACCACCATCGACGGCATTCCGATCCCCTATATTTCGAACAGCGCGCGCCAGGGTGCTTTCGCGCCTGCTAACGCCAACGGCGGCGGCGATACCTTCGATTTCGATTCGCTCTCCTCGCTCGATATCGTGCGCGGCGCGGATTCGAGCAAGGGTGGTTCGGGCATGCTCGGGGGTGCCATCGTTCTCAATACGCTGGAGCCGGAGGATCTCATTCCCGAAGGCCGCAATTGGGGTGCGATCGTCAAGTCGACCTATGACAGCGAAGATCGCAGCATTTCCGGCTCGGCCGCCGCTGCCAAGAAGATCGGCAACACGTCGATCCTGTTTCAGGGCGGCTACCGCAAAGCGCATGAACGCGACAATATGGGCGACAATGACGGCTATGGCCGTCCTCGCACCGAGGCGGATCCCGCCGATTTCGACCAGCACAACCTGCTTTTCAAGCTGCGCCAGGACCTGGAAGGCGGCCATCGTATCGGCCTCACGGCTGAACGCTTCCGCCGCGATCTGAATACCGACCTGCGCGAACTCCAGGGCGGCACGACGCCCCGCAATTTCATGACCAACAATTATGACGGCCGCGAGCAGCGCGACCGCGATCGCGTTTCGCTCGACTATGACTATGAGGCGCAGTCTTCCGACGCTTTTTTCAGCAGTGCGCGCGCTACGCTCTACTGGCTGGATCTGAAGAAGGAAGCCGGCAGCAAGGGTCGTACGACCGCCAATGTCGCCTATGGCCGTAACAACAAGATCGAAAACGAAACCTGGGGCTTCAGCGGCACGGCGACGAAGGACTTCGAATATTCCGGTCTCAGCCACTCCGTTCGCGTTGGTCTCGACGTCGGCGTTTCGAGCTGGAGCCAGTTTAGCTCGGCGCTTTGCCCGACACCGACGACCTGCCCGGCGCTGAACAACCAGGCTGAGGTGCCCGATGTCGACAGCCAGAATCTGGCATTGACCTTCGAAGACAAGATCGAAATCGGCAATACCGGCTTTGCCCTGACGCCCGGCTTCCGCTTCGATTGGTTCAACTACGATCCCTCGACCGGCAGCGGCTTTGCAAACAATACCGGGCTTACCCGTTTCGGCGACCTTCGCGACCGGACGGAAGCCGGCCTGTCGCCGAAGATTCTGGCGACATACGATCTGACACCCGACGTGCAGCTCTATGCGCAGCTCGCCGTCGGCTTCCGTGCGCCGACGGTCGACGAGCTCTACAGCCGCTTCTACAACCCTACGGGCCGCTACGCCCAACTCGGCAATCCGGATCTGGAGCCGGAAATCGGCCGCGGCGTCGAAATCGGCGCCAATTTCGACACGGGCGATTTCACCGGCCGGGTCGCGGCTTTCCACACCCGCTACCAGAATTTCATCGAGACGGTGACGAGCGTCGATGCGACCGGTTTCACGACGTTCAACTACACGAACGTGTCGTCAGCCGTGATCTCGGGCGTTGAAGCCAGCGCCGCAAAGGCGTTCAACAACGGCATCAACCTGCATGCCTCGCTTGCCTATGCCTATGGCCGCAACGAGGATACGGGCAAGTACCTGCGATCGGTTGCACCCTTCAAGGCGATCGTCGGCGGCGGTTGGAGCAACGATAGCTACGGCTTCGACCTTTCTTCCACGCTCTCGGCAGGTATGCCTGACGACGATGCTGCGAACACATTCGATGCGCCTGGCTACGGCATCGTCGATCTGACGGCATGGTGGACGCCGGAACAGTTGAAGGGCCTGCGCATTCAAGGTGGTGTGTACAACATCTTCGACCAGGAATATTTCAATGCGCTTGCCGTGCGCGACGTCAACCTGACTTCGCTGACCGCGTCCCAGCCGCGTGAGTGGTATTCCGAGCCGGGCCGCACATTCAAGATCTCGATCACCAAGACCTTCTGA
- a CDS encoding extensin family protein, producing the protein MREADALRKLSILAILFAATAFLTGARLPPHGPVPQARPDTADTTKPTPLPDKAEPPAPEDVPAPQQKPDVKEPGAPAPEHPPAPPPEPAKPAKPMQGPPLPPGGLESPQAPEEAKPPGEQTLEEQHLTIEPESDKEHAECTAALQALGVVFKETPRIDDGNGCGIDKPIIVSEALPGIKLKPEATIRCPAALALARWMKESVIPTASAALPEQGRLTTVNQATAYMCRLRNGAETGKISEHARGNAIDIASFHFEKGDDVAVRSRREDPTLTGAFQRTVSAAGCLYFTTVLDPESDAAHETHFHLDVIERKGGYRYCH; encoded by the coding sequence ATCAGGGAAGCGGATGCGTTGAGAAAACTTTCGATACTGGCGATCCTTTTCGCCGCAACCGCCTTTCTTACCGGCGCCCGCCTGCCACCGCACGGCCCAGTGCCTCAAGCTCGACCGGACACTGCGGATACGACGAAACCCACCCCGCTCCCCGATAAGGCCGAGCCACCCGCGCCGGAAGATGTGCCGGCGCCCCAGCAGAAGCCTGACGTGAAGGAGCCCGGGGCACCGGCGCCGGAACACCCACCCGCGCCGCCGCCCGAACCGGCGAAGCCCGCAAAACCGATGCAAGGTCCGCCATTGCCGCCGGGAGGGCTCGAAAGCCCGCAGGCGCCGGAAGAAGCCAAGCCGCCCGGCGAGCAGACATTGGAAGAGCAGCATCTGACCATCGAGCCCGAAAGCGACAAAGAGCATGCCGAATGCACAGCGGCACTCCAGGCCTTGGGCGTCGTCTTCAAGGAAACGCCGCGCATCGACGACGGCAACGGCTGCGGCATCGACAAGCCGATCATCGTTTCCGAGGCCCTGCCCGGCATCAAACTGAAGCCGGAGGCGACGATCCGCTGCCCGGCCGCCCTCGCCCTAGCGCGCTGGATGAAGGAGAGCGTCATCCCCACCGCATCAGCCGCCCTGCCGGAACAGGGCCGCCTCACGACGGTCAACCAGGCGACCGCCTATATGTGCCGCCTGCGCAACGGCGCCGAAACCGGCAAGATCTCCGAACATGCCCGCGGCAACGCCATAGACATTGCGAGCTTCCATTTCGAAAAGGGCGACGACGTCGCCGTCCGCTCCCGCCGCGAGGACCCGACACTGACCGGCGCCTTCCAGCGCACCGTCAGCGCCGCCGGCTGCCTCTATTTCACCACCGTCCTCGACCCCGAAAGCGACGCCGCCCACGAAACCCATTTCCACCTCGACGTGATCGAGAGAAAGGGCGGCTATCGTTACTGCCATTGA
- a CDS encoding formate--tetrahydrofolate ligase, with protein sequence MPAIKSDIEIARAAAKKPISEIGAKLGIPVEQLAPYGHDKAKVSAEFIAAQAGKKDGKLILVTAINPTPAGEGKTTTTVGLGDGLNRIGKKAIICIREASLGPCFGVKGGAAGGGYAQVVPMEDINLHFTGDFHAITSAHNLLAAMVDNHIYWGNEENIDIRRITWRRVMDMNDRALRSMVCSLGGVANGFPRQGGFDITVASEVMAILCLATDLKDLERRLGDIIVGYRFDRTPVHARDLKADGAMAVLLKDAMQPNLVQTLENNPAFVHGGPFANIAHGCNSVTATKTALKLGDYVVTEAGFGADLGAEKFFDIKCRKAGLKPDAAVIVATVRALKMNGGVKKEDLGTEDVSALKKGCANLGRHVANVRRFGVPVVVAINHFTSDTDAEIAAVKEFVSRLGAEAILCRHWAKGSAGIEELAHKVVELAESGQAKFQPLYGDDLSLFEKIEIVASKIYHAGEVTADKAVRDQLQTWEDQGYGKLPVCMAKTQYSFSTDPNLRGAPEGHIVSVREVRLSAGAGFVVAITGEIMTMPGLPRSPSAERIFLNDQGYIEGLF encoded by the coding sequence ATGCCAGCAATCAAGTCCGACATCGAAATCGCGCGCGCCGCGGCCAAGAAACCGATCTCCGAGATCGGGGCGAAACTCGGCATTCCGGTTGAGCAGCTCGCCCCCTACGGTCACGACAAGGCGAAGGTAAGCGCCGAATTCATCGCCGCGCAGGCGGGCAAGAAGGACGGCAAACTGATCCTCGTCACGGCGATCAATCCGACGCCGGCGGGCGAGGGCAAGACGACGACGACCGTCGGGCTCGGCGACGGGCTGAACCGGATCGGCAAGAAAGCCATCATCTGCATTCGCGAGGCTTCGCTCGGGCCCTGCTTCGGCGTCAAGGGCGGGGCAGCTGGCGGCGGCTATGCGCAGGTCGTGCCGATGGAAGACATCAACCTGCATTTCACCGGCGATTTCCACGCGATCACCTCTGCGCACAATCTGCTGGCGGCGATGGTCGACAACCATATTTACTGGGGCAATGAGGAGAATATCGACATCCGCCGCATCACCTGGCGGCGTGTCATGGATATGAACGACCGGGCGCTGAGGAGCATGGTCTGCTCGCTCGGCGGTGTCGCCAACGGCTTTCCGCGCCAGGGCGGGTTCGACATCACCGTCGCCTCCGAAGTGATGGCGATCCTTTGCCTTGCCACCGACCTTAAAGATCTGGAGCGGCGGCTCGGAGACATCATTGTCGGCTACCGCTTCGACAGGACACCGGTGCATGCGCGTGACCTGAAAGCCGATGGCGCCATGGCGGTGCTTCTGAAGGACGCGATGCAGCCGAACCTGGTGCAGACGCTGGAGAACAATCCGGCTTTCGTGCATGGCGGGCCTTTCGCCAACATCGCCCATGGCTGTAATTCGGTGACGGCGACGAAGACAGCGCTGAAGCTCGGCGACTATGTGGTGACCGAAGCAGGCTTCGGCGCCGATCTCGGCGCCGAAAAATTCTTCGACATCAAATGCCGCAAAGCCGGGCTGAAGCCGGATGCGGCCGTCATCGTCGCCACCGTGAGAGCGTTGAAGATGAATGGCGGGGTGAAGAAGGAGGATCTCGGCACGGAGGACGTCTCAGCGCTGAAGAAAGGCTGCGCCAATCTCGGCCGGCACGTCGCCAATGTGCGCCGCTTCGGCGTGCCCGTGGTCGTCGCGATCAATCATTTCACCTCGGACACCGATGCCGAGATCGCGGCGGTCAAGGAATTCGTCTCGCGGCTCGGCGCCGAAGCGATCCTCTGCCGGCACTGGGCGAAAGGTTCGGCCGGCATCGAGGAACTGGCGCACAAGGTGGTGGAGCTTGCCGAATCCGGCCAGGCGAAATTCCAGCCGCTCTATGGCGACGATCTTTCTCTTTTCGAAAAGATCGAGATTGTCGCCTCGAAGATCTACCATGCCGGCGAGGTGACGGCCGACAAGGCGGTGCGCGACCAGCTGCAGACATGGGAGGACCAGGGTTACGGCAAACTGCCGGTCTGCATGGCGAAGACGCAATATTCCTTCTCGACCGATCCGAACCTGCGCGGCGCCCCGGAAGGGCATATCGTTTCCGTGCGGGAGGTGCGGCTTTCAGCCGGCGCCGGTTTCGTCGTGGCCATCACCGGCGAGATCATGACGATGCCGGGCCTGCCGAGATCACCGTCGGCGGAGCGGATTTTCCTGAACGACCAAGGTTATATCGAGGGGTTGTTCTGA
- a CDS encoding TIGR00645 family protein: MKSLELIIERIILSSRWLLVVFYIGLVAALAVYGVSFGYKFLKIAAGVFELDEAEMILAMLGLIDAALVASLIVMVMISGYENFVSRFDEASDADNEVSFLGKLDSGSLKIKVASSIVAISSIHLLQVFLNADKYADAKIMWLTFMHLAFVASAVMLGFLEKLMSVTSKNDLKDKG; encoded by the coding sequence ATGAAATCACTGGAACTCATCATCGAGCGCATCATCCTGTCGAGCCGCTGGCTGCTTGTCGTCTTCTATATCGGCTTGGTGGCGGCACTCGCCGTCTATGGCGTTTCCTTCGGCTACAAGTTCCTGAAGATTGCCGCCGGCGTCTTCGAACTCGACGAGGCGGAGATGATCCTTGCCATGCTAGGCCTGATCGACGCAGCCCTCGTCGCCAGCCTGATCGTCATGGTGATGATTTCGGGCTACGAGAATTTCGTCAGCCGCTTCGACGAGGCCAGCGATGCCGACAACGAGGTCTCTTTCCTCGGCAAGCTCGATTCAGGCAGCCTGAAGATCAAGGTCGCCTCCTCGATCGTCGCCATCTCCTCCATCCACCTGCTGCAGGTCTTCCTCAACGCCGACAAATATGCCGACGCCAAGATCATGTGGCTGACCTTCATGCACCTCGCCTTCGTCGCCTCCGCCGTTATGCTCGGCTTCCTCGAGAAGCTGATGAGCGTGACGTCGAAGAATGATCTGAAAGATAAGGGCTAG
- a CDS encoding LuxR family transcriptional regulator yields MSYMTTSERQSLLSAELAAARTRGLFAQALNRVSAAFGLSHATVMHAPSPEDLLLKPLLIESSLPSAYIRDFDRAHMMRGCPFGLRLRESAVPPVWHLNDAVNGQAFPAELRALMLRHAIPAGVAMPTIAADGQRLVFWFCGERAALGQSEVNELAMIILHALDAYNAVKRNEESAHNALSARELEVVRWTAQGKTSIEIGQILALSDHTVNAYMTNAIKKLDCVNRTQLVAKAIRLKLIN; encoded by the coding sequence ATGTCGTACATGACCACCTCTGAAAGACAGTCACTGCTTTCGGCGGAACTTGCGGCTGCAAGAACGCGCGGTTTGTTTGCACAGGCGCTCAACAGAGTATCCGCGGCCTTCGGACTGTCGCATGCGACGGTGATGCATGCCCCCTCCCCGGAAGACCTGCTCCTGAAACCGCTGCTGATCGAGAGCTCGCTTCCCTCCGCCTATATCAGGGATTTCGACCGTGCGCATATGATGCGTGGCTGCCCTTTCGGCTTGCGGCTGAGGGAATCGGCCGTGCCGCCGGTGTGGCATCTGAACGATGCCGTCAACGGCCAGGCCTTTCCCGCTGAACTGCGCGCCCTGATGCTGCGCCATGCCATTCCGGCGGGTGTCGCCATGCCGACCATCGCAGCCGACGGCCAGCGCCTGGTCTTCTGGTTCTGCGGCGAGCGTGCGGCGCTTGGCCAGAGCGAAGTCAACGAGCTGGCGATGATCATCCTGCATGCGCTCGACGCGTATAATGCGGTCAAGCGAAACGAGGAAAGCGCGCATAACGCGCTCTCGGCTCGCGAGCTGGAAGTCGTCCGCTGGACGGCGCAGGGCAAGACCTCGATCGAGATCGGCCAGATCCTGGCGCTGTCAGACCATACGGTGAATGCCTACATGACCAACGCGATCAAAAAACTCGATTGCGTCAACCGGACCCAGTTGGTAGCTAAAGCCATTCGATTGAAGCTGATCAACTGA
- a CDS encoding PAS domain-containing protein has protein sequence MPLRFEQPFVDKIEQSRAHIGITDTEIIQMLAAYRLFGFWRIDIETGHFFASEDVHTIFDLPYSDGPVNLAELMSRIHEEDRSLIAETFEQASLHRVGFHFVYRVDNRLGGYKLVRSVGRFRDDESGGGIVGVTYEFVEKLRIVGIEDNTPRDEV, from the coding sequence GTGCCTCTTCGCTTCGAACAGCCCTTTGTCGACAAGATCGAACAATCTCGCGCCCATATCGGCATCACCGATACGGAAATCATCCAGATGCTTGCCGCCTATCGCCTTTTTGGCTTCTGGCGCATCGACATCGAAACGGGACATTTCTTCGCAAGCGAGGATGTCCACACGATCTTCGACCTTCCCTACAGCGACGGCCCGGTCAATCTGGCCGAGCTGATGTCGCGCATCCACGAGGAAGATCGCAGCCTGATCGCCGAAACCTTCGAACAGGCGAGCCTTCACCGAGTTGGCTTCCATTTCGTCTATCGCGTCGATAACCGGCTCGGCGGTTACAAGCTGGTGCGCAGCGTCGGCCGCTTTCGCGACGACGAAAGCGGCGGCGGCATCGTCGGCGTCACCTATGAATTCGTCGAGAAACTGCGCATCGTCGGCATCGAAGACAACACGCCGCGCGATGAAGTTTAG
- a CDS encoding DUF2333 family protein has product MLDRIAGFFRLIGQTIGRWARLFFAWAFWPFLAAHGWYQRRSWMIRLPVIAFVALFVVLYGYFFWQTQVWTNFNTAFVDQYRLSERKVAAGQELPAAEGTGTTTAKTCQRSAIVDVTADLTDFNVNQNAWISSMLLYKMGFFGIDWDHTPFLDNKASFQRGINQAVRRTSAELVDTLGRVRGTSGINNDLQRARGNLQFDEYSWYFGLNPFGPKTPTPSFYRTAIGDLRKFNTDLAACNAIFDGRADNLMQFIDRIANDLGSTSDMLAERSEHHNRGWFDTRADDRFWFAYGQLYAYYAILTAAQADFSQVVQERNLGAIWGGTTRQFQAALRIQPAIISNGREDGWLMPSHLATMGFYILRVRSNLVEIRSVLDR; this is encoded by the coding sequence ATGCTTGACCGGATAGCCGGTTTTTTCAGGCTGATCGGCCAGACGATCGGCCGCTGGGCCCGCCTGTTTTTCGCCTGGGCCTTCTGGCCCTTCCTTGCCGCACATGGTTGGTATCAGCGCCGAAGCTGGATGATCCGGCTGCCGGTCATCGCGTTCGTGGCACTCTTCGTCGTGCTCTACGGCTATTTCTTCTGGCAGACGCAGGTCTGGACGAATTTCAACACCGCCTTCGTCGATCAGTACAGGCTTTCCGAACGCAAGGTTGCCGCCGGGCAGGAGCTGCCGGCCGCCGAGGGAACTGGGACGACGACCGCAAAGACCTGCCAGCGCTCGGCCATCGTCGACGTGACGGCCGATCTGACCGATTTCAACGTCAATCAGAACGCATGGATTTCCTCCATGCTGCTCTACAAGATGGGCTTCTTCGGCATCGACTGGGACCATACGCCCTTCCTCGACAACAAGGCGTCGTTCCAGCGCGGCATCAACCAGGCGGTTCGCCGGACGTCGGCGGAGCTTGTCGATACGCTCGGGCGCGTGCGAGGCACCTCGGGCATCAACAACGATTTGCAGCGCGCGCGCGGCAATCTGCAGTTCGACGAATACAGCTGGTATTTCGGACTCAATCCCTTCGGCCCGAAGACGCCGACGCCTTCTTTCTATCGCACGGCGATCGGAGACCTGCGCAAATTCAACACCGATCTCGCCGCCTGCAATGCCATTTTCGACGGCCGCGCCGACAATCTGATGCAGTTCATCGACCGCATCGCCAACGATCTCGGCAGCACCTCCGACATGCTTGCGGAACGCTCGGAGCACCATAATCGCGGCTGGTTCGATACGCGCGCCGACGACCGGTTCTGGTTCGCCTACGGTCAGCTCTACGCCTATTATGCCATCCTGACCGCCGCACAGGCCGATTTCTCGCAAGTTGTGCAGGAACGCAATCTCGGCGCGATCTGGGGCGGCACGACGCGGCAGTTCCAGGCAGCGCTGCGCATCCAGCCGGCGATTATCTCGAACGGGCGCGAGGACGGCTGGCTCATGCCGAGCCACCTCGCCACCATGGGCTTCTATATCTTGAGGGTGCGTTCGAACCTCGTCGAGATCAGATCTGTGCTCGACCGCTAA
- a CDS encoding thymidine kinase, with product MAKLYFNYSTMNAGKSTMLLQASYNYQERGMRTVQLIAAFDERAGRGIIGSRIGLEADAIPFEPHEDLFGLITGLRGEGAPISCVFVDEAHFMTSAHVWQLARVVDRLGIPVMVYGLRTDFQGKLFPASQELLAIADEMREVRTICHCGRKATMVVRLDAQGKVLHEGAQIDVGGNEKYVSLCRRHWDDEMNGAWIAEPV from the coding sequence ATGGCAAAACTCTATTTCAACTACTCGACGATGAATGCCGGCAAGTCGACGATGCTGCTGCAGGCCTCCTACAATTATCAGGAGCGCGGCATGCGCACGGTTCAGCTGATCGCAGCCTTCGACGAGCGCGCCGGCCGCGGCATCATCGGTTCGCGGATCGGGCTGGAGGCCGATGCCATTCCCTTCGAGCCGCACGAAGATCTGTTCGGGCTGATCACGGGTTTGCGCGGAGAAGGTGCGCCGATTTCCTGCGTTTTCGTCGATGAGGCGCATTTCATGACCTCAGCCCATGTCTGGCAGCTCGCCCGCGTCGTCGACAGGCTCGGCATCCCGGTCATGGTCTACGGGCTTAGAACCGATTTCCAGGGCAAGCTGTTTCCGGCCTCGCAAGAGCTCCTGGCGATCGCCGACGAAATGCGCGAAGTGCGCACGATCTGCCATTGCGGGCGCAAGGCGACGATGGTGGTGCGGCTCGATGCGCAGGGAAAGGTGCTGCACGAAGGCGCGCAGATCGATGTCGGCGGCAACGAGAAATATGTCTCGCTCTGCCGCAGGCACTGGGACGACGAAATGAACGGAGCCTGGATCGCCGAGCCGGTCTGA